In Gulosibacter molinativorax, a single window of DNA contains:
- the fdhD gene encoding formate dehydrogenase accessory sulfurtransferase FdhD, which translates to MSRVTTRRKAVLVRAGEGSKPKRETLAGEEPLEIRVNGKPLAVTMRTPGHDFDLVAGNLVSEGFLGGQQDLATMRYCAGKNEEGEQTFNVIDAAVIGLNPASISERRVVTTSACGVCGTTSIDEVTRQSRFGAHPTDTRIQADILLDLPDRLREAQKLFDTTGGLHAAGLFTTDGELLCAREDVGRHNAVDKVIGWALREGKLPLRGTVMQVSGRASFELVQKCHLAGIPIMSAVSAPSSLAADLADEVGITLAGFSRGDRITLYTHPDRVEVVEDFVTEGASTS; encoded by the coding sequence ATGTCGCGAGTTACGACGCGCCGCAAGGCCGTTCTCGTGCGCGCGGGCGAGGGCTCGAAACCCAAGCGCGAGACCCTCGCAGGCGAGGAGCCGCTCGAGATTCGCGTCAACGGCAAGCCGCTCGCGGTAACGATGCGCACTCCCGGCCACGACTTCGATCTCGTCGCCGGCAACCTCGTATCCGAGGGCTTCCTCGGCGGCCAGCAGGACCTCGCCACGATGCGCTACTGCGCCGGTAAGAACGAGGAAGGCGAGCAGACCTTCAATGTCATCGACGCTGCCGTGATCGGCCTCAACCCGGCGAGCATCTCTGAACGCCGCGTCGTCACCACGAGCGCGTGCGGAGTATGCGGCACCACGTCGATCGACGAAGTGACCAGGCAGTCACGCTTCGGCGCGCATCCTACCGACACGCGCATCCAGGCCGACATTCTGCTCGACCTGCCCGACCGGCTCCGCGAGGCGCAGAAACTCTTCGACACCACGGGCGGCCTCCACGCCGCAGGCCTCTTCACCACCGACGGCGAATTGCTTTGCGCGCGCGAAGACGTCGGCCGCCACAACGCGGTCGACAAGGTCATCGGCTGGGCACTGCGCGAAGGCAAACTGCCGCTGCGCGGCACCGTCATGCAGGTCTCGGGCCGCGCATCCTTCGAGCTCGTGCAAAAATGCCACCTCGCGGGCATCCCGATCATGAGCGCCGTGAGCGCGCCGTCCTCACTTGCCGCCGACCTCGCCGACGAAGTCGGCATCACCCTCGCCGGGTTCAGCCGCGGCGACCGAATCACGCTGTACACCCACCCAGACCGCGTCGAAGTCGTGGAAGACTTCGTGACCGAAGGAGCATCCACGTCATGA
- a CDS encoding DUF6907 domain-containing protein: protein MIPSWQQDPCPEWCARGHSEGDHPEDRVHRSVGEALAVLSRRTDANLAQRVSGEEYEVGLSRRDGSDTTWVYIGAGPREYLELSLESARQLADVLARQLPEEGRSG, encoded by the coding sequence ATGATTCCTTCTTGGCAGCAGGACCCGTGCCCGGAGTGGTGCGCTCGCGGGCACTCTGAGGGCGACCATCCGGAAGACCGAGTGCACCGCTCGGTCGGCGAGGCCCTCGCGGTGCTCAGCCGACGGACCGACGCAAACCTCGCCCAACGCGTCTCCGGGGAGGAATACGAGGTCGGGCTAAGCCGGCGCGACGGATCTGACACCACGTGGGTCTACATCGGCGCAGGCCCGCGCGAGTACCTGGAGCTATCGCTCGAGAGCGCTCGGCAGCTCGCGGATGTGCTGGCTCGGCAGCTGCCTGAGGAGGGGCGAAGTGGTTGA
- a CDS encoding polyprenol monophosphomannose synthase — MPNSGKHAIPTRDDAETQVRDILVIVPTYNERENIETVVGQVLDASTRVDVLIVDDGSPDGTGQIAESIAAQTSRVTVLHRSGKQGLASAYLEGFDVGHERGYRYLFEFDADGSHPADRLPALIDELDGGADLVIGSRWVPGGATENWPLNRKLLSRAASLYCRFALKSDIRDITAGYRGFRASELRKFDLAPVRSAGYCFQIEMAWMFERVGKRVVEVPITFAEREFGTSKMSRGIIIEAFWRVGSWGLGYRARGLEYRLTGK, encoded by the coding sequence ATGCCGAATTCAGGGAAGCACGCCATCCCCACACGCGACGACGCCGAAACGCAAGTGCGCGACATCCTCGTCATCGTCCCGACGTATAACGAGCGGGAGAATATCGAGACGGTCGTCGGCCAGGTGCTGGATGCATCCACCCGCGTCGATGTCTTGATCGTGGACGACGGCTCCCCCGACGGCACCGGCCAGATCGCCGAGTCGATCGCAGCGCAGACCTCGCGCGTGACCGTGCTGCACCGCAGCGGCAAGCAGGGCCTCGCGAGCGCCTACCTCGAGGGCTTCGACGTCGGTCACGAGCGCGGCTATCGCTACCTCTTCGAGTTCGATGCCGATGGGTCGCATCCTGCTGACCGCCTGCCAGCACTGATCGATGAGCTCGATGGCGGGGCCGATCTCGTGATTGGTTCGCGCTGGGTGCCCGGCGGCGCGACCGAGAATTGGCCGCTCAACCGCAAGCTCCTCTCGCGCGCCGCAAGCCTGTACTGTCGCTTCGCGCTGAAGTCGGACATCCGCGATATCACGGCTGGGTACCGGGGCTTCCGCGCGAGCGAGCTTCGCAAGTTTGATCTCGCGCCGGTAAGATCGGCGGGTTACTGCTTCCAGATCGAGATGGCTTGGATGTTCGAACGCGTCGGAAAGCGCGTCGTCGAAGTACCAATCACGTTTGCCGAGCGAGAGTTCGGCACGTCCAAGATGTCCCGCGGCATCATCATCGAGGCCTTCTGGCGCGTCGGGTCCTGGGGACTCGGCTATCGCGCGCGCGGTCTGGAGTACCGGTTGACCGGTAAATAA
- a CDS encoding FdhF/YdeP family oxidoreductase, whose translation MTKHSYKSPVEDINEDDLVVSKPKLAAAGLTGVSVAFQRGLEQGGVTRTLRSMLRVNQDKGFDCPGCAWPEPLGKRKPAEFCENGAKAFAEENTTRRADRDFWAANSIEELSGKTEYWLGQQGRITEPMIIRPGETHYSPIPWQEAFDLIGERIRATTPDRTVFYTSGRTANETAFMYQLFARSLGTNNLPDCSNMCHESSGSALNPTIGIGKGTVSLEDIHNAKLVFVVGQNPGTNHPRMLSALDECRKNGGKVVAVNPLPETGLLNFKDPQTPQGLIGKGVRISDEFLQIKVGGDLALFQALGHLLLSFEDAAPGTIVDQEFVETRTEHFEAYREARKHIDWDETERATGLSRDEIAKVARMLADSDATIICWALGVTQQPHSVDTLREFVNILLLQGNFGKPGAGACPVRGHSNVQGDRTMGIWEKPAPWLLDAIDREFGIESPREHGYDSTESIEAFENDDIDVFVSMGGNFALANAETERLEAGMQRAGLTVHVSTKPNRSHVVHGKTSLILPTLGRTDIDDKHPGGVQVLSVEDSMSMVHTTQGRLKPVSEHLLAEPVIIARMAEATFGPDHVIDWRAMGDDYDVIRDRISRTLPGFEDFNRRVRQRNGFQLPSPPRDTRTFATPTERAQFTVSPLEYLEAPEGYLILQTMRSHDQYNTTFYGLDDRYRGIKNGRRVVLVHPDDLAALGFKDRDMVDVVSVFRGEERRANAFRLVAYPTARGCAAAYFPEANALVHRELVARESNTPGFKAITVRFERVDAPQMS comes from the coding sequence ATGACGAAGCACAGCTACAAGTCGCCGGTCGAAGACATCAACGAGGATGACCTCGTCGTCTCGAAGCCGAAGCTCGCCGCCGCGGGCCTCACGGGCGTCTCGGTCGCCTTCCAGCGCGGGCTCGAGCAGGGCGGCGTCACCCGCACGCTGCGCTCGATGCTGCGGGTGAACCAGGACAAGGGCTTCGACTGCCCCGGATGCGCGTGGCCGGAGCCCCTCGGCAAACGCAAGCCCGCTGAGTTCTGCGAGAACGGCGCGAAGGCCTTCGCCGAGGAGAACACGACCCGTCGCGCCGACCGTGACTTCTGGGCCGCGAACTCCATCGAGGAGCTCAGCGGCAAGACCGAATACTGGCTCGGCCAGCAGGGCCGTATCACCGAGCCGATGATCATCCGCCCCGGCGAGACCCACTACTCCCCCATTCCGTGGCAGGAAGCGTTTGACCTCATTGGGGAGCGCATCCGCGCGACGACCCCGGACCGCACCGTCTTCTACACCTCGGGCCGCACCGCGAACGAGACCGCGTTCATGTACCAGCTGTTCGCGCGCTCGCTCGGCACGAACAACCTGCCGGACTGCTCGAACATGTGCCACGAATCCTCCGGCAGCGCACTCAATCCCACGATCGGTATCGGTAAGGGCACCGTCTCGCTCGAGGACATCCACAACGCGAAGCTCGTGTTCGTCGTCGGCCAGAACCCGGGTACGAACCACCCCCGCATGCTGTCGGCGCTCGACGAGTGCCGCAAGAACGGCGGCAAGGTCGTCGCCGTGAACCCGCTGCCGGAGACCGGTCTCCTCAACTTCAAGGACCCGCAGACCCCGCAGGGCCTGATCGGCAAGGGCGTACGGATCTCGGACGAGTTCCTGCAGATCAAGGTCGGCGGCGACCTCGCGCTGTTCCAGGCGCTCGGTCACCTGCTCCTCTCGTTCGAGGATGCGGCGCCCGGCACGATCGTCGACCAGGAGTTTGTCGAGACGCGCACCGAGCATTTCGAGGCGTACCGCGAGGCCCGAAAGCACATCGATTGGGACGAGACCGAGCGCGCCACGGGCCTGTCGCGCGACGAGATCGCGAAGGTCGCGCGGATGCTCGCCGACTCGGATGCGACGATCATCTGCTGGGCGCTCGGCGTCACGCAGCAACCGCACTCGGTCGACACGCTGCGCGAGTTCGTGAACATCCTGCTGCTGCAGGGCAACTTCGGCAAGCCCGGCGCGGGCGCGTGCCCGGTGCGCGGTCACTCGAATGTGCAGGGCGACCGCACGATGGGGATCTGGGAGAAGCCCGCCCCGTGGCTGCTGGATGCGATTGATCGCGAGTTCGGGATCGAGTCGCCTCGCGAGCACGGTTACGACTCGACCGAGTCGATCGAGGCCTTCGAAAACGACGATATCGATGTGTTCGTCTCGATGGGCGGCAACTTCGCCCTCGCGAACGCCGAGACCGAACGGCTCGAGGCCGGGATGCAGCGGGCCGGCCTGACGGTGCACGTGTCGACCAAGCCGAACCGCTCGCACGTGGTGCACGGCAAGACCTCGCTGATTTTGCCGACGCTTGGCCGTACCGACATCGACGACAAGCACCCGGGCGGCGTGCAGGTGCTCTCCGTCGAGGACTCGATGTCGATGGTCCACACGACCCAGGGCCGCCTGAAGCCGGTATCGGAGCACCTACTCGCGGAGCCGGTCATCATCGCACGCATGGCCGAGGCAACCTTCGGCCCCGACCACGTCATCGACTGGCGCGCGATGGGCGACGACTACGACGTCATCCGCGACCGCATCTCGCGCACCCTGCCCGGCTTCGAGGACTTCAACCGCCGCGTGCGCCAGCGCAACGGCTTCCAGCTGCCCTCGCCCCCGCGCGACACCCGGACCTTCGCGACGCCGACCGAGCGCGCGCAGTTCACGGTGAGCCCGCTCGAGTATCTCGAGGCGCCGGAGGGTTACCTGATCCTGCAGACCATGCGCTCGCACGACCAGTACAACACGACGTTCTACGGCCTCGATGACCGCTACCGCGGCATCAAGAACGGCCGTCGCGTCGTGCTCGTGCACCCCGACGACCTCGCCGCGCTCGGCTTCAAGGATCGCGACATGGTCGACGTCGTGAGCGTTTTCCGCGGCGAGGAGCGTCGTGCGAATGCGTTCCGTTTGGTGGCGTACCCGACGGCTCGTGGATGCGCGGCCGCCTACTTCCCCGAGGCCAACGCGCTCGTGCACCGCGAGCTAGTGGCGCGCGAGTCGAATACCCCTGGCTTCAAGGCGATCACGGTGCGCTTCGAGCGGGTCGACGCCCCGCAGATGTCGTAG
- a CDS encoding ATP-binding cassette domain-containing protein, giving the protein MVPRDRFTLDASLELRPGERVAIIGANGSGKSTLLAGLAGLTELARASTVTLGGHPWRSIPVEARGIGFIAQDGLLFPHLSVLDNVAFGPRSAGRSRRESREIAARMLEEVRVDHLAGAAASSVSGGERQRIALARALATEPSTLLLDEPFAALDVDASVEVREITAEQVRARGLSLLLVTHDLVDAVRLTDCVIVLESGKVVERLETRDLQRAPASAFAASFAGLARVPGTLATDALVTASGARIPLRGVEVDRSLRVGASALLLAAPDHVELVDSGRGAVGGDGEAARTDAGGNVAMSASSFADAVESLVGDGSAVRARLRSGLLARVDSERLPQAGAIVRVRIHHARLRPAP; this is encoded by the coding sequence GTGGTCCCGCGCGATCGCTTCACGCTCGACGCGTCGCTCGAGCTTCGGCCGGGCGAACGAGTCGCGATAATCGGCGCAAACGGCTCCGGCAAATCCACGCTGCTCGCCGGACTCGCGGGTTTGACGGAACTAGCCCGAGCTTCGACCGTCACGCTCGGCGGGCATCCCTGGCGGAGCATCCCCGTCGAAGCGCGCGGGATTGGTTTCATCGCCCAGGATGGCCTGCTCTTTCCGCACCTGAGCGTGCTCGACAACGTCGCGTTCGGCCCGCGCTCCGCCGGTCGCTCCCGGCGCGAGTCTCGCGAGATTGCGGCTCGGATGCTCGAGGAGGTTCGCGTGGACCACCTCGCTGGAGCAGCCGCATCCTCCGTATCGGGCGGAGAGCGGCAGCGGATTGCGCTCGCCCGGGCGCTCGCGACGGAGCCCTCGACGCTCTTGCTGGACGAGCCGTTCGCGGCACTCGACGTGGATGCGTCAGTCGAGGTGCGCGAGATCACCGCCGAGCAGGTGCGGGCCCGCGGGCTTTCGTTGTTGCTGGTCACGCACGACCTGGTCGATGCCGTCCGGCTCACCGACTGCGTGATCGTGCTCGAGAGCGGGAAAGTCGTCGAGCGACTGGAGACTCGAGATCTGCAGCGCGCCCCGGCGAGCGCATTTGCAGCGTCGTTCGCTGGGCTCGCCCGGGTGCCGGGCACGCTTGCGACGGATGCGCTGGTCACCGCGTCGGGGGCGCGCATCCCGCTGCGAGGGGTCGAGGTTGACCGGTCGCTTCGAGTCGGTGCCTCGGCGCTGTTACTCGCGGCGCCGGATCACGTGGAGCTTGTCGACTCTGGACGTGGTGCGGTCGGCGGCGATGGCGAGGCTGCTCGGACCGATGCGGGCGGCAACGTCGCGATGTCGGCGAGTTCATTTGCGGATGCAGTCGAGTCACTCGTCGGCGACGGCTCGGCGGTGCGTGCGCGCCTACGCAGCGGCCTGCTGGCGCGAGTCGACTCGGAGCGCCTGCCGCAGGCTGGCGCGATAGTGCGAGTGCGCATCCACCACGCCCGCCTGCGCCCCGCGCCCTGA
- the ribA gene encoding GTP cyclohydrolase II, translated as MSDESRARFEVETHLPTEHGEFRVRAYTDTVTGDLHLAIISGDPKPGALVRLHSECLTGEAFGSLKCECGPQLDAALAAIHEQGGVVLYLRGHEGRGIGLLNKLRAYRLQEDGLDTVDANLALGLPADAREYAAAASALIDMGLTSVRLLTNNPAKSNALTAHGVEVIERVPLEVGRNAVNDAYMRTKALRMGHLLSDSGSSDNGHPDPLVPPSA; from the coding sequence ATGTCTGATGAATCTCGTGCGCGTTTTGAAGTTGAAACGCACCTCCCCACCGAGCACGGTGAGTTCCGGGTGCGCGCCTACACCGACACGGTGACGGGCGACCTCCACCTCGCGATCATTAGCGGCGACCCGAAACCCGGCGCACTCGTGCGCCTGCACTCGGAATGCCTGACCGGTGAGGCGTTCGGCTCACTCAAGTGCGAGTGCGGCCCGCAGCTGGATGCGGCGCTCGCCGCGATCCACGAGCAGGGCGGCGTGGTCTTGTACCTGCGCGGCCACGAAGGGCGCGGCATCGGCCTGCTCAACAAACTGCGCGCTTACCGGCTGCAGGAGGACGGGCTCGACACCGTGGATGCGAACCTCGCCTTGGGACTCCCCGCCGACGCCCGCGAGTACGCGGCCGCCGCATCCGCCCTCATCGACATGGGGCTCACGAGCGTGCGGCTGCTCACGAACAACCCCGCGAAGTCGAATGCGCTCACCGCCCACGGCGTCGAGGTAATCGAGCGCGTGCCACTCGAGGTTGGACGCAACGCGGTGAATGACGCGTACATGCGCACCAAGGCGCTGCGCATGGGGCACCTGCTGAGCGATAGCGGCTCGAGCGACAACGGGCATCCCGACCCCCTCGTGCCGCCGAGCGCCTAG
- a CDS encoding helix-turn-helix domain-containing protein: MPQRAEKWDEYVRTLGLNLQRARSEKAMSQERVASAAEISVFTYRKLEKGESNPGTAANPRLRTLVALAEVLEVPVTELLPPALPGITNGR; this comes from the coding sequence ATGCCTCAGCGAGCCGAGAAGTGGGACGAGTACGTCCGTACGCTCGGCCTGAATTTGCAGCGGGCACGAAGCGAGAAGGCGATGAGCCAAGAACGCGTCGCCTCGGCGGCCGAGATCTCGGTGTTCACGTACCGCAAACTCGAAAAAGGCGAGTCGAATCCCGGAACGGCGGCGAATCCGCGGCTCCGTACACTAGTCGCGCTCGCCGAGGTGCTCGAGGTACCGGTCACGGAACTCCTGCCGCCAGCGCTGCCAGGCATTACGAACGGCCGCTGA
- the modA gene encoding molybdate ABC transporter substrate-binding protein yields the protein MMKRLRTGLVLLAGAALLFGTSGCAANGGATPDESAGDATTANAEPLNILAAASLTQAFETIIEDFSAAHPDIEIAPLVTGGSQDLVQQVIEGAPADVLALASEPSAEPLAEAGVETDFSVFAENTLVIAVQPGNPKDIQGLDDLANNPDLKIAICAVEVPCGAATQKLLELNGLEITGATEETNVSAVLAKAELDEVDAAIVYQSDLVTSSADLEGIEPEQAAEVVNRYPITTLGENPNAAVFVEYVRSDAGSAVLEEAGLVIP from the coding sequence ATGATGAAGCGATTACGAACCGGACTGGTGTTGCTGGCTGGCGCTGCACTGCTCTTTGGCACCAGCGGCTGCGCCGCGAATGGCGGCGCGACGCCCGACGAGAGCGCGGGGGACGCCACCACCGCGAATGCCGAGCCACTGAACATCCTGGCCGCAGCATCCCTGACCCAAGCCTTCGAGACGATCATCGAGGATTTCTCGGCCGCGCATCCCGATATCGAAATCGCCCCGCTCGTGACGGGTGGCTCGCAGGACCTCGTGCAGCAGGTGATCGAGGGGGCGCCGGCGGATGTGCTCGCCCTCGCGAGCGAGCCGAGTGCGGAACCGCTCGCCGAGGCTGGCGTCGAAACCGACTTCAGCGTGTTTGCCGAGAACACGCTGGTTATCGCGGTGCAGCCGGGCAACCCGAAGGACATTCAGGGGCTCGACGACCTCGCGAACAACCCCGACCTGAAGATTGCGATCTGCGCGGTGGAGGTGCCGTGCGGTGCCGCGACCCAGAAGCTGCTCGAGCTCAACGGGCTCGAGATCACCGGTGCCACCGAGGAGACGAACGTCTCGGCCGTGCTCGCGAAGGCCGAGCTCGACGAGGTTGACGCGGCGATCGTCTACCAGTCGGACCTCGTGACCTCGAGCGCCGACCTCGAGGGCATCGAGCCCGAGCAGGCTGCCGAGGTCGTGAACCGCTACCCGATTACGACCCTTGGGGAGAACCCGAACGCTGCCGTGTTTGTTGAGTATGTGCGATCGGATGCCGGAAGCGCGGTGCTCGAAGAAGCGGGCCTCGTCATTCCGTGA
- a CDS encoding ABC transporter ATP-binding protein: MSDTSTPTKPRRKPDREQPHSGTPRASLKQLWPYLFEDKKMMAVIIVISIVGSAFDLAQPILMGLLIQRVEAGEFTSWIVWVLIAVVLVAALLSGLQHFLLQRTGERIVLNARRHLVRKILRLPIAEFDARRTGDLVSRVGSDTTLLRAVLTQGLIEAIGGTLTFVGAVIAMLLLDWVLFLITISCIVVSLVIVVFLARKVATASAAAQEKVGELTASVERAISAMRTLRASVATEREEARVMEDAEGAYRRGLDIAAISAVMVPVSMLALQLSLVAVLGVGGVRVAAGETSIASLISFIMFLFMMIAPLGLMFGAVSAVASALGALGRIEEIRALPDEDADDRSDAPLVTLQGPANVGAQPSAPALEFDAVSFRYPDNVVRAARAKADASGRFDRFVTQTGRAARKAAEELLTIDESDAVESPLVLDDVSFTVPRGHKVALVGPSGAGKSTTLALIERFYDPSSGVIRMGGVDLRAIDRSEMRAQLGYVQQNSPTLAGTIRDNLLLGRPDASDEECVEVLRDVNLGDVLDRSPDGLDAQVGEAGVRLSGGEQQRLAIARTLLAAPPILLMDESTSALDGRNEALIRDALDRAAEGRSMVMIAHRLSTVVDADELVVLDHGRVVGRGTHEELIETTPLYRRLAQHQLLA; encoded by the coding sequence GTGAGCGACACCAGCACACCCACGAAACCGCGCCGTAAGCCAGACCGCGAGCAGCCGCACTCTGGCACCCCACGCGCGTCGCTCAAGCAGCTGTGGCCGTACCTCTTCGAGGACAAGAAGATGATGGCGGTCATCATCGTGATCTCGATCGTGGGGAGCGCGTTCGACCTCGCCCAGCCCATCCTGATGGGCCTGCTGATTCAGCGGGTCGAGGCGGGCGAGTTCACGTCGTGGATCGTGTGGGTGCTCATCGCGGTCGTGCTCGTCGCTGCGCTGCTATCGGGGTTGCAACACTTCCTCCTGCAGCGCACCGGCGAGCGCATCGTGCTGAACGCACGCCGCCACCTCGTGCGCAAGATTCTTCGCCTGCCGATCGCCGAGTTCGATGCGCGCCGCACCGGCGACCTCGTCTCGCGCGTCGGTAGCGACACCACCTTGCTGCGCGCGGTGCTCACGCAGGGCCTGATCGAGGCAATCGGCGGCACGCTCACGTTCGTCGGCGCGGTCATCGCGATGCTGCTGCTCGACTGGGTGCTGTTCCTCATTACTATCTCGTGCATCGTGGTCTCGCTCGTGATCGTCGTCTTCCTCGCACGCAAGGTGGCCACCGCATCCGCCGCCGCGCAAGAGAAGGTGGGCGAGCTGACCGCGTCGGTCGAGCGCGCCATCTCGGCGATGCGCACGCTGCGCGCTTCGGTTGCGACCGAGCGCGAAGAGGCTCGCGTGATGGAGGACGCCGAGGGCGCCTATCGCCGCGGCCTCGACATCGCCGCGATCTCGGCCGTGATGGTGCCGGTCTCGATGCTCGCGCTGCAGCTGTCGCTCGTCGCCGTCCTCGGCGTCGGCGGCGTGCGCGTCGCCGCGGGCGAGACTTCGATCGCCTCGCTCATTTCGTTCATCATGTTCCTCTTTATGATGATCGCGCCGCTCGGCCTCATGTTCGGCGCGGTCTCGGCCGTGGCCTCCGCGCTCGGCGCCCTCGGACGCATCGAGGAGATTCGCGCGCTCCCCGACGAGGATGCGGACGATCGTTCGGATGCGCCGCTCGTGACCCTGCAGGGTCCGGCGAACGTGGGTGCGCAGCCTTCCGCACCAGCGCTCGAGTTCGATGCGGTCTCGTTCCGGTATCCCGACAACGTCGTGCGCGCGGCTCGCGCGAAGGCGGATGCATCGGGCCGCTTCGATCGCTTCGTCACGCAGACGGGTCGGGCGGCTCGAAAGGCGGCTGAGGAGCTGCTCACGATCGATGAGTCGGATGCGGTCGAGTCGCCCCTCGTGCTCGATGACGTCTCGTTCACGGTGCCCCGCGGCCACAAGGTCGCTTTGGTTGGACCGTCTGGCGCAGGCAAGTCCACGACCCTCGCTCTGATCGAGCGCTTCTATGACCCGTCGAGCGGCGTCATCCGCATGGGCGGCGTCGACCTCCGCGCGATCGACCGCTCGGAAATGCGCGCGCAGCTCGGCTACGTGCAGCAGAATTCCCCCACCCTCGCGGGCACGATCCGCGACAACCTCCTGCTCGGGCGGCCCGACGCATCCGACGAGGAGTGCGTCGAGGTGCTCCGCGACGTCAACCTCGGCGACGTCCTCGATCGCTCCCCCGATGGGTTGGATGCGCAGGTCGGCGAGGCGGGCGTGCGTCTTTCCGGAGGCGAGCAGCAGCGGCTGGCGATTGCCCGGACGCTCCTGGCCGCCCCGCCCATCCTGCTGATGGATGAGTCAACCTCGGCGTTGGATGGCCGAAACGAGGCGCTCATCCGCGATGCGCTCGACCGCGCCGCCGAAGGCCGCTCGATGGTGATGATCGCGCACCGGCTCTCGACGGTCGTGGATGCGGATGAGCTCGTCGTGCTGGACCACGGCCGGGTCGTCGGTCGCGGCACGCACGAGGAGCTCATCGAGACGACGCCGCTCTACCGCCGCCTCGCGCAGCACCAGCTGCTCGCGTAG
- the modB gene encoding molybdate ABC transporter permease subunit has translation MTVTAEPTRARMLGRGHTPWPITVLAALGLLAIVAPLVALLLRVDWVEFPSVLLSSDVLAALGLSFGTALVATAVCIVLGVPLGIAIARARPRAANVTRALVLVPLLMPPLVGGLALLSLLGRNGLLGSLLGALGITLPFTTPAVVIAQVFVALPFLVVSVEQAVRAVDPRLEPVARTLGASRQGVLWRVTLPIIRPAIVAGATMSFSRSLAEFGATALFAGNVEGVTRTMPLAIYSVFNGATGGPEQAYALAVILVASAVAVLIAVRGWRVNGL, from the coding sequence GTGACCGTAACCGCTGAGCCGACACGGGCGCGGATGCTGGGCCGGGGACACACTCCCTGGCCCATTACCGTGCTCGCAGCGCTCGGGCTGCTCGCGATCGTCGCGCCGCTCGTCGCGCTGCTGCTGCGCGTGGACTGGGTCGAGTTCCCGAGCGTGCTCCTGTCGTCGGATGTGCTCGCAGCGCTCGGGCTGTCGTTCGGCACGGCGCTGGTCGCGACCGCGGTGTGCATCGTGTTGGGCGTGCCGCTCGGGATCGCGATCGCGCGGGCCCGGCCGCGAGCCGCCAACGTCACGCGGGCGCTCGTGCTGGTGCCGCTGCTCATGCCGCCGTTGGTGGGTGGTCTCGCGCTGTTGTCGCTCTTGGGGCGGAACGGTCTGCTCGGTTCGTTGCTCGGGGCACTCGGCATTACGCTGCCCTTCACGACCCCGGCGGTGGTGATCGCGCAGGTGTTTGTCGCGCTGCCGTTCCTCGTGGTGTCGGTGGAGCAGGCCGTTCGCGCCGTCGACCCGCGGCTCGAGCCGGTCGCGCGCACGCTCGGCGCATCCAGGCAGGGCGTGCTCTGGCGCGTGACCCTGCCGATTATCCGGCCCGCGATCGTGGCCGGGGCGACGATGAGCTTCTCGAGGTCGCTGGCCGAGTTCGGCGCGACCGCTCTCTTCGCGGGCAACGTCGAGGGCGTCACGCGCACGATGCCGCTCGCGATCTACTCGGTCTTCAACGGTGCGACGGGCGGGCCTGAGCAGGCGTATGCGCTCGCGGTGATCCTCGTCGCCTCGGCGGTTGCGGTGTTGATCGCGGTGCGTGGTTGGCGGGTGAACGGGCTGTGA